A part of Tachysurus vachellii isolate PV-2020 chromosome 4, HZAU_Pvac_v1, whole genome shotgun sequence genomic DNA contains:
- the lrrc7 gene encoding leucine-rich repeat-containing protein 7 isoform X7 produces MDSYSTIQLQCLEMTTKRKIIGRLVPCRCFRGEEEVISVLDYSHCSLQQVPKEIFSFERTLEELYLDANQIEELPKQLFNCQALRKLSIADNDLSSLPTTIASLVNLKELDISKNGIQEFPDNIKCCKCLSVVEASVNPITKLPDGFTQLLNLTQLFLNDAFLEYLPANFGRLSKLRILELRENHLKTMPKSIHRLSQLERLDLGSNEFTELKFWSRFTT; encoded by the exons tacagtgtctGGAGATGACTACCAAGAGGAAGATCATCGGGCGCCTGGTGCCGTGCCGATGCTTCCGTGGGGAGGAGGAGGTCATCTCCGTTCTGGATTACTCGCACTGCAGCCTGCAGCAGGTGCCTAAGGAGATCTTTAGCTTTGAACGCACTTTGGAGGAACTCTACCTGGATGCTAACCAAATCGAAGAGCTTCCCAAG CAACTCTTCAACTGTCAAGCCCTGAGAAAATTGAGTATTGCTGATAATGACCTTTCAAGCCTGCCAACCACCATCGCTAGCCTTGTAAACCTGAAGGAATTAGATATAAGTAAAAATG GCATTCAAGAATTTCCTGACAATATCAAGTGTTGTAAATGTTTATCAGTTGTAGAGGCCAGTGTAAATCCCATAACCAA ACTCCCAGATGGCTTCACTCAGCTCCTCAATCTGACACAGCTCTTCTTAAATGATGCCTTCCTTGAGTACCTACCCGCCAATTTTGGAAG attgtcTAAATTACGCATCCTGGAGCTACGAGAGAATCACTTGAAAACCATGCCAAA GTCAATTCACAGGCTGTCACAGCTGGAGCGATTAGACTTGGGAAGCAATGAATTCACTGAGCTG AAGTTCTGGAGCAGATTCACAACCTAA